In Streptomyces ambofaciens ATCC 23877, a single genomic region encodes these proteins:
- a CDS encoding SpoIIE family protein phosphatase, whose amino-acid sequence MFGPDENGGAGEQAAGRPRELDRMLSALGGGAYVVDEQGRIVAVNAPAERSLGRPAGELVGCDAHDLLHRSAHGEPVPRAQCGMRQAFLSGHTAQGELDWFLRGDGTLMPVAWLITPCRIDEAQTGTLVVFHTPTLHDVSAAEHVKGAGQLTELDRLALLAETTTQLTSTLSVDEAMRRLVALVLPRLADWAVIDQITERDEVWRTAVVHAQEGTLVHRTDLEGPMAPVPEASTMPLSRALRGVASTVTDPRTYERSPDSGIAVEQRRLFESTGIQSAAIAPIRGLRQVLGALTLGRDAGSRDFTAADLTLLEDITRRAGLALDNARLYERQRKVAETMQRYLLPQLPRVPGLQMTARYLPAPDASHVGGDWYDVFPLSDGGTALAVGDVVGHDLEAAAGMAQIRNILRAYAWAHEGPPSEIVQRVDQAILRITDVPMATMTFARMTARDDGQWALTWSNAGHPPPLLITAEGLARYLTGGHGLLLGTGTEQPRPDASALLPAGSTLVLYTDGLVESPGHSIDQGLEQLRRHAAVLARRPMESFTDELLRRVRPAENDDDVALLALRLGAPG is encoded by the coding sequence GTGTTCGGTCCGGACGAGAACGGTGGCGCCGGAGAACAGGCCGCGGGGAGGCCGCGGGAACTCGACAGGATGCTGAGCGCCCTGGGCGGTGGCGCCTACGTCGTGGACGAGCAGGGGCGCATCGTCGCGGTCAACGCCCCCGCCGAACGGTCACTGGGCCGTCCCGCCGGTGAACTCGTCGGCTGCGACGCGCACGACCTGCTGCACCGCAGCGCTCACGGTGAGCCGGTGCCCAGGGCTCAGTGCGGCATGCGGCAGGCGTTCCTCTCCGGACACACGGCTCAGGGCGAGCTGGACTGGTTCCTGCGGGGGGACGGCACCCTGATGCCCGTCGCGTGGCTGATCACCCCCTGCCGGATCGACGAGGCCCAGACCGGAACGCTCGTCGTCTTCCACACGCCGACCCTCCACGACGTCTCCGCCGCCGAACACGTCAAGGGCGCCGGGCAGCTGACGGAGCTGGACCGACTGGCCCTGCTGGCCGAGACGACCACCCAGCTGACCTCCACCCTCTCCGTCGACGAGGCCATGCGCCGACTCGTGGCCCTGGTGCTGCCCCGGCTGGCCGACTGGGCGGTGATCGACCAGATCACCGAACGCGACGAGGTGTGGCGCACCGCCGTGGTGCACGCGCAGGAGGGGACCCTGGTCCACCGGACGGACCTCGAAGGCCCCATGGCCCCGGTGCCCGAGGCGTCCACGATGCCGTTGTCCCGGGCTCTGCGGGGGGTCGCCTCGACGGTGACCGACCCTCGCACGTACGAGCGGTCCCCGGATTCCGGTATCGCCGTGGAACAGCGCCGCCTGTTCGAGTCCACGGGGATACAGTCCGCCGCCATCGCCCCGATCCGGGGCCTGCGCCAGGTGCTGGGCGCGCTGACCCTGGGCCGTGACGCGGGTTCGCGGGACTTCACGGCGGCCGATCTCACGCTGCTCGAGGACATCACGCGACGCGCGGGCCTGGCCCTCGACAACGCCCGCCTCTACGAGAGACAGCGCAAGGTGGCCGAGACCATGCAGCGCTACCTGCTGCCCCAACTGCCGCGCGTGCCGGGGTTGCAGATGACGGCCAGATACCTGCCCGCACCCGACGCCTCCCATGTCGGCGGCGACTGGTACGACGTCTTTCCGCTGAGTGACGGCGGCACCGCGCTGGCCGTCGGAGACGTCGTCGGACACGACCTCGAGGCCGCGGCCGGCATGGCCCAGATCCGCAACATCCTCCGTGCCTACGCCTGGGCCCACGAGGGGCCGCCCAGCGAGATCGTGCAACGCGTCGACCAGGCGATCCTGCGCATCACCGATGTGCCCATGGCGACCATGACGTTCGCGCGGATGACGGCCCGCGACGACGGTCAATGGGCACTGACCTGGTCGAACGCCGGACATCCGCCGCCCTTGCTGATCACCGCGGAGGGACTGGCCCGCTATCTGACAGGCGGTCACGGCCTGCTGCTCGGCACCGGGACCGAGCAGCCCCGCCCCGACGCGTCGGCACTGCTGCCCGCCGGGTCCACGCTCGTGCTGTACACGGACGGACTCGTCGAGTCCCCGGGGCACTCCATCGACCAGGGGCTGGAACAACTGCGGCGCCACGCGGCGGTTCTGGCCCGCCGGCCGATGGAGTCGTTCACCGACGAGCTGCTCCGGAGGGTGCGGCCCGCCGAGAACGACGACGACGTAGCCCTGCTGGCCTTGCGGCTGGGTGCCCCGGGCTGA
- the glpK gene encoding glycerol kinase GlpK yields MADFIGAVDQGTTSTRFMIFDHGGNEVAKHQLEHAQILPRSGWVEHDPVEIWERTNSVMQNALRHSGLSGTDLAAIGITNQRETTVVWDPRTGRPYYNAIVWQDTRTDAIAAHLERSGRGDVIRRKAGLPPATYFSAGKIQWILENVDGVREAAERGHAVFGNTDSWVLWNLTGGPEGGIHATDVTNASRTMLMNLETLDWDDELLGFFDIPRAMLPAIHPSSHREAYGVARTSRPLRAAVPICGVLGDQHAATVGQVCFAPGEAKNTYGTGNFLLLNTGTELVRSQHGLLTTVAYQFGDSPVVYALEGSIAVTGSAVQWLRDQMKIIKTAAESEELARTVDDNGGMYFVPAFSGLFAPYWRSDARGAIVGLARYNDNAHLARATLEAICYQSRDVVEAMEQDSGVHLDVLRVDGGVTSNDLCMQIQADVLGVPVSRPVVAETTALGAAYAAGLATGFWRDTEELRSHWHESRRWEPQWTEDRRAEGYDGWKRAVQRTLDWVQVP; encoded by the coding sequence ATGGCGGACTTCATCGGCGCGGTGGACCAGGGGACCACCAGCACCCGATTCATGATCTTCGACCACGGCGGCAACGAGGTGGCGAAGCACCAGCTGGAGCATGCCCAGATCCTCCCCCGCTCCGGGTGGGTGGAGCACGACCCCGTGGAGATCTGGGAGCGCACCAACTCGGTGATGCAGAACGCGCTGCGCCACAGCGGGCTGTCGGGCACCGACCTGGCGGCCATCGGCATCACCAACCAGCGGGAGACCACCGTGGTCTGGGACCCCCGCACCGGCCGTCCCTACTACAACGCGATCGTGTGGCAGGACACCCGCACCGACGCCATCGCGGCGCACCTCGAACGCTCCGGGCGCGGAGACGTCATCCGCCGCAAGGCCGGACTGCCGCCGGCGACCTACTTCTCGGCCGGCAAGATCCAGTGGATCCTCGAGAACGTCGACGGCGTCCGCGAGGCGGCGGAGCGGGGCCACGCCGTCTTCGGCAACACGGACTCCTGGGTCCTGTGGAACCTGACCGGCGGTCCCGAAGGCGGCATCCACGCCACCGACGTGACCAACGCCAGCCGCACCATGCTGATGAACCTGGAGACGCTCGACTGGGACGACGAACTGCTCGGCTTCTTCGACATCCCCCGGGCCATGCTGCCCGCCATCCACCCGTCCTCGCACCGGGAGGCGTACGGCGTGGCCCGGACCTCCCGGCCGCTGCGCGCCGCCGTCCCCATCTGCGGCGTCCTCGGCGACCAGCACGCCGCCACCGTCGGACAGGTCTGCTTCGCGCCCGGCGAGGCCAAGAACACCTACGGCACCGGCAACTTCCTGCTGCTCAACACCGGCACGGAACTGGTCCGCTCCCAGCACGGCCTCCTCACCACCGTGGCCTACCAGTTCGGCGACAGCCCGGTGGTCTACGCGCTGGAGGGCTCGATCGCGGTGACCGGGTCCGCCGTGCAGTGGCTGCGCGACCAGATGAAGATCATCAAGACCGCGGCCGAGAGCGAGGAGCTCGCCCGGACCGTCGACGACAACGGCGGCATGTACTTCGTCCCCGCCTTCTCGGGCCTGTTCGCCCCCTACTGGCGCTCCGACGCCCGGGGAGCGATCGTCGGCCTCGCCCGCTACAACGACAACGCGCATCTGGCACGGGCGACGCTGGAGGCGATCTGCTACCAGAGCCGCGACGTCGTCGAGGCCATGGAGCAGGACTCCGGGGTCCACCTCGACGTGCTCCGGGTCGACGGGGGCGTGACCTCCAACGACCTGTGCATGCAGATCCAGGCCGATGTCCTCGGTGTCCCGGTCAGCCGACCCGTCGTCGCGGAGACCACCGCGCTCGGCGCGGCGTACGCCGCGGGGCTGGCCACGGGGTTCTGGCGGGACACGGAGGAGCTGCGCAGCCACTGGCACGAGTCCAGGCGCTGGGAGCCGCAGTGGACCGAGGACCGGCGCGCGGAGGGCTACGACGGGTGGAAGAGGGCGGTGCAGCGCACACTCGACTGGGTCCAGGTCCCGTGA
- a CDS encoding MIP/aquaporin family protein, with product MAERLKRSGLLGELSAEFAGTMILILFGCGVVAQVAAGGALTDPEGGLGDHDSIAWAWGLGVTLGVYVAARLSGAHLNPAVTVALATFKGFPWRKVAPYALAQTAGAFVAALLVRWNYTEALAKADPGHTIKTQTVFSTLPSNGNTALPVHEWGAFRDQVIGTAILLLLILAITDLLNTPPGANLAPFVIGLVVVAIGMAWGTNAGYAINPARDFGPRLASFLTGYGGAWRDQYGNLYFWVPIVGPLIGGVLGAGLYKVFVGRFLPTAEPEPTGRVPAPED from the coding sequence ATGGCTGAACGACTCAAGCGGTCCGGCTTGCTCGGTGAACTGTCGGCCGAATTCGCCGGCACGATGATCCTCATCCTGTTCGGCTGCGGCGTGGTGGCCCAAGTGGCCGCGGGCGGCGCCCTGACGGACCCGGAGGGCGGACTCGGCGACCACGACAGCATCGCCTGGGCCTGGGGTCTCGGTGTGACGCTCGGCGTCTACGTGGCCGCACGGCTCAGTGGAGCCCACCTCAATCCCGCGGTGACCGTCGCCCTCGCCACGTTCAAGGGCTTCCCCTGGCGCAAGGTGGCTCCGTACGCCCTGGCACAGACGGCCGGCGCCTTCGTGGCCGCTCTGCTCGTCCGCTGGAACTACACGGAGGCACTGGCGAAGGCCGACCCCGGCCACACCATCAAGACGCAGACCGTGTTCTCGACGCTCCCCTCCAACGGGAACACCGCGCTCCCGGTCCACGAATGGGGAGCCTTCCGCGACCAGGTCATCGGCACCGCCATCCTGCTGCTGCTGATCCTGGCCATCACCGACCTGCTCAACACACCCCCGGGCGCGAACCTGGCCCCCTTCGTCATCGGCCTGGTGGTGGTCGCCATCGGCATGGCCTGGGGCACCAACGCGGGCTACGCCATCAACCCGGCCCGCGACTTCGGCCCCCGGCTGGCCAGCTTCCTGACCGGATACGGGGGAGCCTGGCGGGACCAGTACGGGAACCTCTACTTCTGGGTGCCGATCGTCGGCCCGCTGATCGGCGGCGTACTCGGGGCGGGTCTGTACAAGGTCTTCGTCGGCCGGTTCCTGCCGACCGCGGAGCCGGAACCGACGGGGCGCGTACCGGCGCCCGAGGACTGA
- the nadE gene encoding ammonia-dependent NAD(+) synthetase: protein MSEPASVALQLEIARELEVAETFDAEREIERRVAFLTERLTSTGLRALVLGISGGVDSTVAGRLCQLAVERARAEGHEARFYAMRLPNGVQADEHDAQLALSFIKADHVLTVDIKPASDATLEALLAADVAFRDAHHQDFVHGNVKARQRMIAQYAVAGAHNGLVVGTDHAAEAVSGFFTKFGDGAADVVPLTGLTKRRVRAVGDALGAPAELVRKVPTADLETLDPGKADEDALGVTYDQIDDFLEGKPVDEQAFEKIVSRYRLTDHKRKLPIGP from the coding sequence TTGAGCGAGCCGGCGTCCGTCGCCCTGCAACTGGAGATCGCCCGGGAACTGGAGGTCGCCGAGACCTTCGACGCCGAACGGGAGATCGAGCGCCGGGTGGCCTTCCTGACCGAGCGCCTGACCTCCACCGGTCTGCGCGCCCTCGTGCTCGGCATCAGCGGCGGGGTCGACTCGACCGTCGCGGGCCGTCTGTGCCAGCTGGCCGTCGAACGGGCCCGGGCCGAGGGACACGAGGCGCGCTTCTACGCGATGCGCCTGCCCAACGGCGTCCAGGCCGACGAGCACGACGCCCAGCTCGCGCTCTCCTTCATCAAGGCCGACCACGTGCTGACCGTGGACATCAAGCCCGCGAGCGACGCCACCCTCGAAGCCCTGCTCGCCGCCGACGTCGCCTTCCGCGACGCCCACCACCAGGACTTCGTGCACGGCAACGTCAAGGCCAGGCAGCGCATGATCGCCCAGTACGCCGTGGCCGGCGCGCACAACGGCCTCGTCGTCGGCACCGACCACGCCGCCGAGGCGGTCTCCGGCTTCTTCACCAAGTTCGGCGACGGCGCCGCCGACGTCGTACCGCTGACCGGCCTCACCAAGCGCCGCGTGCGCGCCGTCGGGGACGCGCTGGGCGCGCCCGCCGAACTGGTGCGGAAGGTCCCGACGGCCGACCTGGAGACCCTGGACCCCGGCAAGGCCGACGAGGACGCGCTCGGCGTCACCTACGACCAGATCGACGACTTCCTCGAGGGCAAGCCGGTCGACGAGCAGGCCTTCGAGAAGATCGTCAGCCGTTACCGGCTGACCGACCACAAGCGCAAGCTGCCCATCGGGCCGTGA
- a CDS encoding family 16 glycoside hydrolase: MPQRLFSRARRNLTLLLTSAVATGGVLAAPASAAPDDIPPQEPGVTLRVFDVQTPLNELCTLKAGQTPNHDELMPTVDWSTTEDFGGIADNFVSQASGYLVAPRDGTYVFRLTSDDGSRLTLDQATVIDHDGLHGAEPKDGAVDLTAGTHPLRIDHFDRGGGQQLQLSWKPPGESEFSVVPREALSTDAGVVRVTAPGRKECEAGRDTPGDGLPLTSVRPDLTLTDLRPDGFEPQVSGMDWLPDGRLAISTWGGTDNVAGEVYLLDNVTGATSRDKVTVKKVASGLREPMGIKYVDGSLYVSQKHELTRLVDGNGDDVADELRTVATWPYGGNFHEFAFGLLYRDGYFYVNLSVAIDLGGATTTPQPAPGRGTTYKISKKTGKISPVAGGLRTPNGIGWGPDGDIFATDNQGGWLPASKLVQVEQDRFFNHYTEPAGPFEDSPVTKPVLWLPQNEIGNSPSTPLLVKKGTFAGQMLIGDVTYGGLQRAYLEKVKGQYQGAVFRYTQGLEAGVNRISVGPDGAIYAGGLGADGNWGQEGKLKFGLQKLTPNGGDTFDIQRMRAVPGGFDLTYTQPVSAETAAELAARYEAEQWRYTPTADYGGPKIAEEQLSVRSATLSRDARTVRLRLDGLKPDRVVHVRSPRPFSSASGESLWSTEAWYTLNAMPGKQPPAATLYEAEEAGLTGTAGIGTDHVGYSGSGFVDQYATEGKAATTFDVTVPRSGTYDVNLRYSNGPNPFEGTKSLSLYANGKKVRQTHLASTGDWDTWSTRTERLRLRAGHNTVSYRYDAGDAGHVNLDLITVHPHGARVALFDGTAASQEQWQHTDGRRTAWPLSEERSMEVCCGDLRTKDAYRDFALHVEFRVPLLPPDVTGQDRGNSGIFLQDRYELQILDSYGDTSPATNEAGAFYQKKAPDINAAAAPETWQTYDIVFRAARYDEDGAKTADARVTVVWNGKKVHDDIALDGPTASGRAETPAAGAIRLQDHGNKVRFRNIRIEPLD; the protein is encoded by the coding sequence ATGCCCCAACGCCTGTTCTCGCGTGCTCGAAGAAACCTCACCCTCCTGCTGACGTCGGCCGTCGCGACCGGCGGCGTCCTGGCCGCCCCGGCGTCCGCCGCTCCGGACGACATCCCGCCGCAGGAGCCCGGTGTCACGCTGCGCGTGTTCGACGTCCAGACGCCCCTGAACGAGCTGTGCACCCTCAAGGCGGGCCAGACCCCCAACCACGACGAACTGATGCCGACGGTCGACTGGTCCACCACCGAGGACTTCGGCGGCATCGCGGACAACTTCGTCTCGCAGGCCTCCGGTTACCTGGTCGCACCGCGCGACGGCACCTACGTGTTCCGTCTCACCAGCGACGACGGCTCACGGCTGACCCTCGACCAGGCCACGGTGATCGACCACGACGGACTGCACGGCGCGGAGCCGAAGGACGGCGCGGTCGACCTCACCGCAGGCACGCACCCGCTGCGCATCGACCACTTCGACCGCGGCGGAGGACAGCAACTCCAGCTGTCCTGGAAACCGCCGGGCGAGAGCGAGTTCAGCGTCGTACCCCGCGAGGCGCTGAGCACCGACGCCGGAGTCGTCCGGGTGACGGCGCCCGGCCGCAAGGAGTGCGAGGCCGGACGGGACACCCCGGGCGACGGGCTGCCGCTGACGTCGGTACGCCCGGACCTCACCCTCACCGACCTGCGCCCCGACGGGTTCGAGCCGCAGGTCAGCGGCATGGACTGGCTGCCCGACGGACGCCTCGCGATCAGCACGTGGGGCGGCACCGACAACGTTGCCGGAGAGGTGTACCTGCTCGACAACGTCACCGGAGCGACCAGCCGGGACAAGGTCACCGTCAAGAAGGTGGCGAGCGGGCTGCGCGAGCCCATGGGCATCAAGTACGTCGACGGTTCGCTGTACGTCTCGCAGAAGCACGAACTGACCCGGCTGGTGGACGGGAACGGCGACGACGTGGCCGACGAACTGCGCACGGTCGCCACCTGGCCCTACGGCGGCAACTTCCACGAGTTCGCGTTCGGCCTGCTCTACCGCGACGGCTACTTCTACGTGAACCTCTCCGTCGCCATCGACCTCGGCGGCGCCACCACCACTCCGCAGCCCGCGCCCGGCCGCGGGACGACGTACAAGATCAGCAAGAAGACCGGGAAGATCAGTCCGGTGGCGGGCGGACTGCGCACGCCCAACGGCATCGGCTGGGGTCCGGACGGCGACATCTTCGCCACCGACAACCAGGGCGGGTGGCTGCCCGCCTCCAAGCTCGTCCAGGTCGAGCAGGACCGCTTCTTCAACCACTACACCGAGCCCGCCGGCCCCTTCGAGGACTCCCCCGTCACGAAGCCGGTGCTGTGGCTGCCGCAGAACGAGATCGGCAACTCACCCTCCACGCCGCTCCTCGTGAAGAAGGGGACGTTCGCGGGTCAGATGCTCATCGGCGACGTCACCTACGGTGGCCTGCAACGCGCCTACCTGGAGAAGGTCAAGGGCCAGTACCAGGGCGCCGTCTTCCGCTACACCCAGGGCCTGGAGGCCGGCGTCAACCGGATCAGCGTCGGCCCCGACGGGGCGATCTACGCCGGCGGTCTGGGCGCCGACGGAAACTGGGGCCAGGAGGGCAAGCTCAAGTTCGGCCTGCAGAAGCTCACGCCCAACGGCGGCGACACCTTCGACATCCAGAGGATGCGGGCCGTACCGGGCGGTTTCGACCTGACGTACACCCAGCCGGTGTCCGCCGAGACCGCCGCGGAACTGGCCGCCCGCTACGAGGCCGAACAGTGGCGCTACACCCCGACCGCCGACTACGGCGGCCCGAAGATCGCCGAGGAGCAGTTGTCCGTGCGCTCCGCGACGCTCTCCCGGGACGCCCGGACCGTCCGGCTGCGGCTGGACGGCCTCAAGCCGGACCGCGTGGTGCACGTGCGCTCCCCGCGCCCCTTCTCCTCCGCGTCCGGTGAGTCCCTGTGGAGCACCGAGGCCTGGTACACGCTGAACGCGATGCCCGGCAAGCAGCCGCCCGCCGCCACCCTCTACGAGGCCGAGGAGGCAGGTCTGACGGGCACGGCCGGTATCGGCACCGACCACGTCGGCTACTCCGGCAGCGGCTTCGTCGACCAGTACGCCACCGAGGGCAAGGCCGCCACCACGTTCGACGTGACGGTCCCGAGGTCGGGCACCTACGACGTCAACCTGCGCTACTCCAACGGCCCGAACCCGTTCGAGGGCACCAAGTCCCTGTCCCTGTACGCCAACGGGAAGAAGGTGCGCCAGACACACCTCGCCTCCACCGGTGACTGGGACACCTGGTCCACGCGGACCGAGCGCCTGCGGCTGCGTGCCGGCCACAACACGGTCTCCTACCGGTACGACGCGGGCGACGCCGGCCACGTCAACCTCGACCTGATCACCGTGCACCCGCACGGCGCCCGCGTCGCCCTCTTCGACGGCACGGCCGCCTCGCAGGAGCAGTGGCAGCACACGGACGGGCGGCGCACCGCGTGGCCCCTGTCCGAGGAGCGGTCGATGGAGGTCTGCTGCGGCGACCTCCGCACCAAGGACGCCTACCGGGACTTCGCGCTCCACGTGGAGTTCCGCGTCCCGCTGCTGCCCCCGGACGTGACCGGGCAGGACCGCGGCAACAGCGGCATCTTCCTCCAGGACCGCTACGAGCTGCAGATCCTCGACTCCTACGGGGACACCTCACCGGCCACCAACGAGGCCGGCGCCTTCTACCAGAAGAAGGCACCCGACATCAACGCGGCCGCGGCCCCGGAGACGTGGCAGACGTACGACATCGTCTTCCGCGCGGCCCGCTACGACGAGGACGGCGCCAAGACCGCCGACGCCCGGGTGACGGTGGTCTGGAACGGCAAGAAGGTCCACGACGACATCGCCCTCGACGGCCCCACCGCGTCGGGCCGGGCCGAGACGCCGGCCGCCGGGGCGATCCGCCTGCAGGACCACGGGAACAAGGTCCGGTTCCGCAACATCCGGATCGAGCCGCTGGACTGA
- a CDS encoding DEAD/DEAH box helicase — protein MNAKPSAREASRGGTSQRAAAAQDRLQPPGPAPADAPPVASFDSLGLPPALLKAMTGLGVTRPFPIQAATLPDALAGRDVLGRARTGSGKTLAFGLALLARTAGRRADAKRPLALVLVSTRELAQQVSEALAPYARTMDLRLATVVGGLSINRQAEQLRNGAEVVVATPGRLADLVSRRDCHLDRVRITVLDEADQMCDMGFLPQVTGILDQVPGDGQRLLFSATLDGDVDQLVRSHLHDPVLASVDPVSGSVATMEHHVLTVHPADKHAVATEIAARDGRVLMFLDTKAGVDRFLRHLRAGGVRAAALHSGKSQPQRTHTLAQFVDGGVTVLVATNVAARGIHVDALDLVVNVDPPADAKDYLHRGGRTARAGQSGRVVTLVTPDQRRDVNRMMSEAGIRPTITPVRSGEQRLTDITGAKRPPTAPKSSGGNAPFRGLGTRPGRPAKESRKTSEARKAAEARAAARVRKGR, from the coding sequence ATGAACGCGAAGCCGTCCGCCCGAGAAGCCTCCCGGGGCGGCACGTCCCAGCGGGCGGCAGCCGCCCAGGACCGGCTCCAGCCGCCCGGGCCCGCCCCCGCGGACGCGCCGCCGGTCGCGTCGTTCGACTCCCTCGGACTGCCGCCGGCCCTGCTGAAGGCGATGACCGGCCTCGGAGTGACCCGCCCCTTCCCGATCCAGGCGGCCACCCTGCCCGACGCGCTCGCGGGCCGCGACGTCCTCGGCCGCGCGCGGACCGGCTCCGGCAAGACCCTGGCCTTCGGGCTCGCCCTGCTCGCCAGGACCGCGGGGCGGCGGGCCGACGCGAAGCGGCCCCTCGCCCTGGTCCTGGTGTCGACGCGGGAACTCGCCCAGCAGGTGAGCGAGGCGCTGGCGCCGTACGCGCGGACGATGGACCTGCGGCTCGCCACGGTGGTCGGTGGGCTCTCGATCAACCGCCAGGCGGAACAGCTGCGGAACGGCGCGGAAGTGGTCGTCGCGACACCGGGGCGCCTGGCCGACCTGGTGTCCCGCCGGGACTGCCACCTCGACCGCGTGCGCATCACCGTGCTGGACGAGGCGGACCAGATGTGTGACATGGGATTCCTGCCACAGGTCACGGGCATCCTGGACCAGGTACCGGGCGACGGGCAGCGGCTGCTGTTCTCGGCCACCCTCGACGGCGACGTCGACCAGCTGGTGCGCAGTCACCTGCACGACCCGGTCCTCGCGTCGGTCGACCCGGTCTCCGGCTCGGTCGCCACGATGGAGCACCACGTACTGACCGTTCATCCGGCCGACAAGCACGCCGTCGCGACCGAGATCGCCGCGCGCGACGGCCGGGTGCTGATGTTCCTGGACACCAAGGCCGGGGTCGACCGGTTCCTCCGTCACCTCCGGGCCGGCGGCGTGCGGGCCGCCGCCCTGCACAGCGGCAAGTCGCAGCCGCAACGCACCCACACGCTCGCCCAGTTCGTGGACGGCGGGGTCACCGTGCTGGTGGCGACCAACGTCGCGGCGCGGGGCATCCACGTCGACGCGCTCGACCTCGTCGTCAACGTGGACCCGCCGGCCGACGCCAAGGACTACCTGCACCGCGGCGGGCGCACCGCACGCGCCGGGCAGTCCGGACGCGTGGTCACCCTGGTCACTCCCGACCAGCGGCGCGACGTGAACCGGATGATGTCGGAGGCCGGAATCCGGCCGACGATCACCCCGGTGCGCTCCGGCGAACAGAGACTGACCGACATCACCGGCGCGAAGCGCCCGCCGACCGCACCGAAGTCCAGCGGCGGCAACGCTCCCTTCCGCGGCCTCGGCACCCGGCCGGGACGCCCGGCCAAGGAGTCGCGCAAGACCTCCGAGGCCCGCAAGGCCGCGGAGGCCCGGGCAGCGGCCCGGGTCCGCAAGGGCCGCTGA
- a CDS encoding alpha/beta hydrolase family protein has product MSTSISAAGNGAPPSPVLSVSPVVLPSPGRAVDLEVRVSAPVTGGELPIILLSHGQGPSNHLSSLNGYAPLAHYWAAHGFVVIQPTHLSSRTLDLHPGTPGAPLHWRSRAEDMTRVLDRLDALEAAVPQLRGRLDGSRVAVAGHSMGGHTASLLLGARLTDPDDGTEADLSDPRITAGVLLAAPGRGGDALSEYAAQNLPFLRTTDFSRMTTPTLVVAGDQDASAHLTVRGPQWHTDPYILSPGPKTLLTLFGAEHGLGGVAGYDVAETTDESPGRVAAVQRLTWAYLRGEFHPGDPAWKEACDELTAGAEPLGRIESK; this is encoded by the coding sequence ATGAGTACATCGATCTCCGCGGCCGGCAACGGCGCCCCGCCCTCGCCCGTCCTCTCGGTCAGTCCGGTCGTGCTGCCCTCCCCCGGCCGGGCGGTGGACCTCGAGGTACGGGTCTCCGCACCCGTGACCGGCGGCGAGCTGCCGATCATCCTGCTCTCGCACGGCCAGGGCCCCTCGAACCACCTGTCCTCGCTGAACGGCTACGCCCCCCTCGCCCACTACTGGGCGGCACACGGCTTCGTCGTGATCCAGCCCACGCACCTGAGCTCCCGGACCCTGGATCTGCACCCCGGCACCCCCGGCGCGCCTCTCCACTGGCGCTCACGGGCCGAGGACATGACCCGCGTCCTCGACCGACTGGACGCGCTGGAGGCCGCCGTCCCCCAGCTCCGTGGGCGGCTGGACGGCAGCAGGGTCGCCGTGGCCGGTCACTCGATGGGCGGACACACCGCGAGCCTGCTGCTGGGTGCCCGCCTCACCGACCCGGACGACGGAACGGAGGCGGACCTGAGCGACCCCCGGATCACGGCGGGTGTCCTGCTCGCCGCTCCCGGCCGCGGCGGCGACGCCCTGAGCGAGTACGCCGCACAGAACCTGCCCTTCCTGCGCACCACCGACTTCTCCCGGATGACGACACCCACCCTCGTGGTCGCCGGCGACCAGGACGCCTCCGCGCACCTGACGGTCCGCGGACCGCAGTGGCACACCGATCCGTACATCCTCTCCCCCGGCCCCAAGACCCTGCTCACCCTCTTCGGCGCGGAGCACGGCCTGGGCGGGGTCGCCGGTTACGACGTCGCCGAGACCACCGACGAGAGCCCCGGCCGGGTGGCCGCCGTGCAGCGCCTCACCTGGGCCTATCTGCGCGGCGAGTTCCACCCCGGGGACCCCGCCTGGAAGGAGGCGTGCGACGAGCTGACGGCGGGAGCCGAACCGCTGGGACGGATCGAGTCCAAGTAG
- a CDS encoding PGPGW domain-containing protein, with amino-acid sequence MGRSVDSIRRAALGSLGAVLVVVGIALLVLPGPGLLLVFAGVVLLARAVPALDRFVAPVRRQAMRAAEESVSSRWRVTGSVLVGLCLVGAGLAWGLLPWLPFSGWGTGASLIISGFVLFGLLLWSHRRVQAARQGAPSPAE; translated from the coding sequence ATGGGGCGCAGTGTCGATTCGATCCGGCGGGCCGCCCTGGGCTCCCTGGGCGCCGTGCTCGTGGTGGTCGGCATCGCCCTGCTGGTGCTGCCCGGGCCGGGGTTGCTGCTGGTGTTCGCCGGGGTGGTGCTGCTGGCGCGCGCCGTCCCGGCCCTGGACCGGTTCGTCGCCCCCGTGCGCCGACAGGCGATGCGTGCGGCCGAGGAGAGCGTCTCCTCGCGCTGGCGTGTGACCGGCTCCGTGCTGGTGGGACTGTGCCTCGTCGGCGCGGGCCTGGCGTGGGGCCTCCTTCCCTGGTTGCCGTTCTCCGGATGGGGCACCGGCGCGAGTCTGATCATCTCCGGCTTCGTCCTGTTCGGCCTGCTCCTCTGGAGCCACCGCCGCGTCCAGGCGGCCCGCCAGGGCGCCCCGTCGCCGGCGGAGTGA